From Microbacterium pseudoresistens, the proteins below share one genomic window:
- a CDS encoding copper homeostasis protein CutC: protein MIALEMAMQDAEGVRIARQIGAARVELTQALALGGLTPSPATLERAVEEAGESGPEIHVLIRCRAGGFCYDRDELETMRRDVRAAVSRGAKGVVIGALDAEGRLDADALAGLRDAAEGASVTLHRAIDVTPDPVAALPTARALGLRRVLTSGGASAAIDGIDTLRALVAAADGIEIMAGGGVTAANAALLAATGIDAVHFSAKRTVSAAPHGVRMGSAADGADGHEVTDPDEAAAIRDALAGVSSSAVVDRVV, encoded by the coding sequence ATGATCGCACTCGAAATGGCCATGCAGGATGCCGAGGGAGTGCGCATCGCCCGGCAGATCGGCGCCGCGCGCGTGGAGCTCACCCAGGCCCTCGCCCTCGGCGGACTCACGCCGTCGCCCGCGACCCTGGAGCGCGCCGTCGAGGAGGCGGGGGAGTCCGGCCCCGAGATCCATGTGCTCATCCGCTGCCGTGCCGGCGGATTCTGCTACGACCGCGACGAGCTCGAGACGATGCGTCGCGACGTCCGCGCCGCCGTGAGCCGTGGCGCCAAAGGCGTCGTCATCGGCGCGCTGGACGCCGAGGGCCGCCTCGACGCCGACGCGCTCGCCGGCCTGCGCGATGCGGCCGAGGGGGCAAGCGTGACGCTGCACCGCGCGATCGACGTGACGCCTGACCCGGTCGCCGCGCTGCCGACCGCGCGGGCGCTCGGGCTGCGCCGCGTTCTCACCTCCGGCGGGGCATCGGCGGCCATCGACGGGATCGACACCCTGCGGGCCCTCGTCGCCGCGGCCGACGGGATCGAGATCATGGCGGGCGGCGGCGTGACGGCGGCGAATGCCGCACTGCTCGCCGCCACGGGCATCGACGCCGTGCACTTCTCGGCCAAGCGCACCGTCTCGGCGGCGCCGCACGGTGTGCGGATGGGGTCGGCCGCCGACGGGGCGGACGGGCACGAGGTGACCGATCCCGATGAGGCGGCGGCCATCCGCGACGCGCTCGCCGGGGTTTCGTCATCCGCCGTCGTCGATCGCGTGGTCTGA
- a CDS encoding MarR family winged helix-turn-helix transcriptional regulator: protein MSPAERLSDTTASALRLATFRLARRLRSIRAVDAMSDAQLGVLASLRTHGRRTISALAEHERVTSPSMSAMITTLEEQGYVVRIPDDDDRRRVHVEITEHGTDVVVETIRRRDAMLADVLAELHLSDDELRLLGEASAIMRKAAER, encoded by the coding sequence ATGAGTCCCGCTGAACGCCTTTCCGACACGACCGCCTCCGCCCTGCGCCTTGCGACGTTCCGCCTCGCGCGGCGCCTGCGCTCCATCCGCGCGGTCGATGCGATGAGCGATGCCCAGCTCGGGGTGCTCGCCTCTCTGCGCACGCACGGGCGGCGCACCATCTCCGCGCTCGCCGAGCACGAGCGCGTCACCTCCCCCTCGATGAGCGCCATGATCACGACGCTCGAGGAGCAGGGCTACGTCGTGCGCATCCCCGACGACGACGACCGGCGGCGCGTGCACGTGGAGATCACCGAGCACGGCACCGACGTGGTCGTCGAGACCATCCGCCGCCGCGACGCCATGCTCGCCGACGTGCTCGCCGAGCTGCACCTCTCCGACGACGAGCTGCGCCTGCTCGGCGAGGCCAGCGCCATCATGCGGAAGGCGGCGGAGCGATGA
- a CDS encoding alpha/beta fold hydrolase, with the protein MAEPRTAEFTDAHGIAIVYDVHPAAGEARGVVQLLHGVGEHAGRYGAVIAALTAAGFTVYADDHRGHGRTGIRQHGGPERLGRLGAGGLGAAVAAEWQLTGIIRDENPGLPLVLLGHSWGSFLSQKLLNAHPEAYDAMILSGSALLTPRFLNAAPLNKRWAGPEATGLEWLSRDPAVWQEFADDPLTTDVPLLKLFGPIEAAKLYGRPAKDLGHDVPVLLMVGGDDPVGGPRSVHRLAEAYRSRSGLTDVTTLVYPDARHEIFQELQQDEVRSDLLAWLDARFPA; encoded by the coding sequence ATGGCAGAGCCCCGCACCGCCGAGTTCACCGACGCGCACGGCATCGCGATCGTCTACGACGTGCATCCCGCCGCGGGCGAGGCGCGCGGCGTCGTGCAGCTGCTGCACGGGGTGGGCGAGCACGCCGGGCGCTACGGCGCCGTGATCGCGGCGCTCACCGCGGCCGGCTTCACCGTCTACGCCGACGATCATCGCGGGCACGGCCGCACGGGCATCCGTCAGCACGGCGGTCCCGAGCGGCTCGGCCGGCTCGGTGCGGGCGGACTCGGCGCCGCAGTCGCCGCGGAGTGGCAGCTCACCGGCATCATCCGCGATGAGAACCCGGGCCTGCCGCTCGTGCTGCTCGGGCACTCCTGGGGCTCGTTCCTCTCGCAGAAGCTGCTGAACGCGCATCCCGAGGCGTACGACGCGATGATCCTCAGCGGCTCCGCGCTGCTCACGCCCCGGTTCCTCAATGCCGCGCCGCTGAACAAGCGCTGGGCGGGGCCGGAGGCCACGGGGTTGGAATGGCTGTCGCGGGATCCGGCGGTGTGGCAGGAGTTCGCGGACGACCCGCTCACGACGGATGTGCCGTTGCTGAAGCTGTTCGGCCCGATCGAGGCCGCCAAACTCTATGGTCGGCCCGCGAAGGACCTCGGGCACGACGTGCCCGTGCTGCTCATGGTCGGCGGCGACGACCCGGTCGGCGGACCGCGCAGCGTGCACCGCCTCGCCGAGGCGTACCGCTCGCGGTCGGGGCTGACCGACGTGACGACGCTCGTGTACCCCGATGCGCGGCACGAGATCTTCCAGGAGCTGCAGCAGGACGAGGTGCGCTCCGACCTGCTCGCCTGGCTCGACGCACGCTTCCCCGCCTGA